Part of the Woronichinia naegeliana WA131 genome, TTTCAGATTCAAGATTTAGAGTTAATGTTAACTAAAGTTCTGGATTTAGGGATTCAAATTTTTCAAAAGAAGGTATCCAGCACCGGCGAAATTCAATCGTTTAAAATTAAGGGCTGGGGGGATTATTATCACACCCTGGTTAAAAATAAAGCCTCAATCTCTAGGGTTAATGAGCTATCGGAGTCTTCTGTCCAGATTACAGCGATCGATCATCTAGTTTTAAATGTTCATTCTGGTCAACTAGATTTAGCGGTAGATTGGTATAAAACTTTATTTGATTTTCAAGTTCAACAAATTTTTACAATTCAAACTAATTATTCGGGTCTTTATAGCAAAGCTTTAATTGATAACACTGGACAACTGCAATTTAATATTAATGAACCTAGCACTCATAATTCCCAAATTCAGACTTTTTTAGAATACAATCATGGGGCTGGCATTCAACATATTGCTCTATACACTCAAAATATTTTTCAAGCGGTTAGTGATTTACGAAAAAAGGGTCTAGGTTTTTTGCCCATCCCCAAAAGTTATTATGCTGCGCTGAAATATCGTTCTCAAAAGCTACTCAATTTTGCGTTTAATGCTCAGGAATGGCAAGCGTTAGAAGCTTTAGAAATCCTACTGGACTGGTCGGATCAACAACCAGAGGCTTTATTGATGCAAATTTTTACCCAACCTATTTTTGATCAGCCTACTTTCTTTTTCGAATTAATCGAACGCCGTCAGCAAAAAAAAGGATTTGGGGAAGGGAATTTTTTAGCATTATTTCAGGCAATTGAAACCTTATTATAAGAGCTAGTCTAGCGCGATCGCTTTGGGAGCATCTCACTTATGCCATAAGTATTAATACTTATGGGCAGAAAAATAAGACTTTGAACTTTATCGAACTTTATCAAAAAAAGAAATGAGAGTATAATAGTCGAGACCCACTTTCCAAAATCTATCCCAATTGAGGAACAATCTCATGTTATCAGTGTTATCAGAAAATGAAAAAAGGATTCAAGAGTTATGTCAAGAGTTGGGAGAATGTCTCTATCAACAATCTCAAGTTAAAACATTTAATAATTTGGGAGAAATAGAGGAGACTGTCAGAGACTTAATGATTCAGTATGTCAACCCAGAAATAGGTATTTTTTTGTCAAAACAAGTACCGAGGAAACCACAGGTCGGATACGAACAGTAAAAAGTATTTTGGGGGAATTGCCCATTACAGAAAAACAAGCGAAGAAATTAGAACTAAAGCCTCGAACTCAGATGAGTCCAATGTTAGAGAAGAACTGTTTGCTACTGAGTGGCGATGAGTCTTATGAAAAAGCAGCTAAGAAAATCCAATCATTGACGGGAATTGCTGTTTCTCACAGTACGCAACAACGCCTTGTACATCGCTATCATTTTGAAGAATTACCCTCTAACACAGAAGTCGAAGAAATTAGCATAGATGGTGGGAAGGTACGACTCAGAACTCCCAAGGGAGAACCCTTAATTTGGCGTGATTATAAAGGAGTCAGTTTTCATCAATTGGGGGTAGCTGCCTTTTTTCAAGATAACTCGGCTTTATTAGATTTGGTTAATTCTCAAATTTTGGCTAAGCCTTTAATTTGTTTGGGAGATGGACATGATGGTATCTGGAACTTATTTCGTGAGATAGGACAGAAACATGAGCGAATTGAAATTTTGGACTGGTATCACTTAATTGAAAACCTCTATAAAGTTGGGGGGTCATTCCAGCGAATTGAGGAGGTCAAGTCTTTTCTTTGGACGGGTGAAGTGGATGCCGCTATCTCCTGTTTTGAGGGATGGTCAGAGCCTCAAGCTGAGAATTTTATCATTTATTTAAACAAGCATAAACATCGGATTGTCAATTATGGTTATTTGCAGGCAGAGGGCATTTCCATTGGCTCTGGCTCTGTCGAATCTCAAGTTAAACAAATTGGTCATCGTCTTAAAATTACTGGTGCGAGTTGGAATTCTGACAATGTACCACAAGTCCTTCGTCATCGCTGTTCCTATTTAAATGATTACCTTTTTTGACTCTTTCATTTACCTCGTTAAGTATTTCTACTTATTGCAAAGGTGAGATGCTCCCGATCGCTTTTCTCAATTGCCGTCATAGTTTCCCATATTAATAATCAATTAAACAAAACCCACCGTAGGGACATAATACTATTATGTCCTTTTTTTAACGCTTTCTTCTATTACGTTGATTGGAGGACTTAACAGTGTTAAGTCCCTACAGAAAATGGATGAAATTTAATGCGATCTTGGCTATTTTTTCTATTAAACAAAATTTATCGTAGGGACATAATACCATTATGTCCTTTTTTTCATCGCCATCATATTTCTCTATATTTACCATAGGGGCGCATGGTGTGCGCCCAATAGATGATCGCGGTTATCAATATGACAAAAAATGGGTAATTAATGATAAACAAAATACGGTTATGAATGGGAATAAAATCGGGGGTTTGGGTGGAATTAATATGATATTTATGGTGATCAAATTGTCTTTTTGGGCGAACGCAATTCGCCCCTACGATATATTACAGGTTACAAGTCTTTGCGCGAGAAAAGAGACTCTTCTGCTTTCTCCTACTCCCCTGCTATCCAAATTCAAAATCACACACGGGAGGTGTGCGTGTTTACTACCCTCTAATAAAAAAGTTATCTCATCATAGCTACACCAGTCTCCGCTTCTCCGCCAACCCACTTGGTTAGCAAATTTTTTATAGACATCCCAATCATATTCCCCAGGGATACCACCGCAAGCCATCCAGACTTTTTTTTGTACGGAAAAGCCAAATTTACCTTTGCTGTAATATACCCAGAGCTTATCAATCTTACATAAATCATCACAAGGAAAGTTTTGAATATCTTCTATGCTTAACCCTTGATCAGCCTCTTTGCCCACGATTTGTAGCATTAGGCGGTCTGTTTCTTGATCAGCCTCTTTCCATTGACCATTTTTCAAAAAAGTTTCCAATTGTTGATAAAGAGTATTTTGAATTAACCAATCAAGAGCTTGAAGTGCATTAGGATTGGTAATTTTAGCGGTTATTAAATTTTTATCGTCGCCAGTTAATTCAAAATTAGTTGCTTTTTGAATTTGCTGCTCTAGACTAGAATTAATACGACGATTAGCCGACTTTAAACCTTTAAAGCATTCGTAAGCTAAATCTCTCGCCGCTTGTTGTTCAAACTCCAATAAATTCTTAATAAACTGAGTCGCATTCGCTAAACTGGCATACATTAAAATCGTATCTTTCCATTCTGTTTTTTGCCAATTTGCTAACAATAAATTTTCCTGATTTGCATCAATAATTTCATAAGCGGATAGATAACTTTGGAACTGACGATGGGCAAATTCATACTCATGATCAACTTTGACTAAAAGTTCACTGACTTCTTCCATTTGTTTTAAAAAATCTGCACTTTCCACTGTCGAATTCAGAAAATCTAACCCTTTTTGCAATTGAGCTAATAATGAATGTTCTTCAATGCGACTGAGGGTTCCCTTCACCATAAATAAAGCGAGTTGCTGTAACACTCGTTGACTATCTTGGAGCGGTAACAACAGATCAATTTTCTTCGCTAAGGGGCGATCACCGAGTTGGAGACGAATAATTGCCCGATAGAGATCAACCCTGCGATCGGGAAGACTTGCGCCATCATAACTCGCGTGCAAATTGACAATAATCGCCAACATCAGAGGACTTTTTGCTAAATCTTCTAATTCGGGACGACTGGTTAATTGCTCTAATAAATCTTGCGTTCTTCGATAGGCTTCCGTTGAAACCGCAGGATGATTGGGATCAGCACTAAAATGTTTTTCGCGGCTGAGATACCAAGATTGGATAAATCGTTCCCGTTGATCGGCATTTAAACCTTTGATATAAAAAGATAAATTGAACTTTGATTCGGGATCAAAATCTAAACGGTAAGCCGCAGGACGAGAGGTTAAAATAAACACCGCATTAGGATAGTCCCGCATCTGTTGACCGACCCACCGACTAACCAGAGAACGGGGTTTTTCTTCACCTTCTTTGACTTGCTCTTTAACTTCATCAAAACCATCAAACATGACCAACATTCCAACCTTTTGACTGAGCCAATGTTTAGCCCAATTCGGGGGAAGTTTCACATCTTTTCCGCCTGGTAAGTAGGGAAGATGGTATTTTTCAATTAAAGTTGGTAAATCAGGCTTTTCTTCGATAATGACTTTCTGCCATTGTCGAAAATCTAATAAAACAGGCAATAATTTTGGGGCTTTATAGGGAGCCTGACTATACAATTTTTGGCAGTAAATATGGGTGACATGACGCAATAGAGTCGTTTTGCCGTAACCGCCCCAGGCTTGGATCACCATACTGCGATAGATGGATTCCTGGGGACTACGCTTTAAAATATCCCAAATCCTGAGTTGATCGGCTTTTTGGAGAAATTCCTGAATACTTTTTTGCGAATGAAACCCGCCAGGCATCGGTAAATCGTGACCATCGGGCGATCGCCAGGCAGTGCCACTTAATTCCAAGGGGACAAAAACATCTTTTAATAACGGCTTAAAGGTGTTTAAACCCTCTGTGCGCGAAAAATCGACCTCATTGCCCTGACAACGCAAATATTTATCTTCTGTACCTGCCAATTGCCATTTTACGGTCTGATCCAGCTTGTCTTGCCAATTGACTAAACTTTCTGCGTCCTTATCTCCTCGACTTTCATAAAGCGTCTGTAATTTTGCGAGAAAACCCTTGCTATAGGCGGCCCAAGCCACTGCTAAACCTGTTAGGGGAAAGGTAATCAGAGCTTGCATGATTTGGGAATCTTTAATAAAGGAAACCAATAACCAGCCGCTACTTCCTAAAGGAAACCACTGAATTAGAGTGATAGTCGCGTTATTCAGCCATTTTTGCGTCTTTGCTTGAGTAGAAAGATCGTCTGTATTCTCTTCTTTTTCAGACTTAGATTCTTCCTTTTTATCGTCTTCTTCTGCCATAACCGTTAACTCTAATTTTTCCCCATTATACCGATTTTAGCGAGGAATATGGCATTACGATCAAAACTCATTGTCAGCCAAGCGCGATTAATTGTCAGCCAAGCGCGATCGCTTTTCCAATAACCTCTGATTTTTTGAGCAAAAGTTTGGACAATTGCTGTCAAATTATTTTTATACTTAGTATTTTTTTGTTTACTTTACTTTTTCTGGGTCTTCAAGAATAAAACAGCCTCATCTTAATAAGGGCCGCAGAGGAGATAAAGTGAAAAATTTGTCTTCTATTTCGTTATAATCTGCTACTGAGCAGACAACTAATTTGAATTTTTCTGATTGAGAAAATGCCATGAAACCTTACTCAAAAATTCCTATTCAAGATTGTGGAGAACCCCTGGTTCCGATCGCCCTAGAAAATATTTACCTCGAAGATCCCGCACCCTATGTTCTTCTAGGAGCCGACTATCAAGGGAAAAGTCCCTATTGTTTGCGGATAGGGGTATTAACAGCTTTAGCCCAGGCTCAGGACAATCTCAGCCAATGCCAGCCAGGTTGGAAAATTAAAGTTTTTGATGCCTACCGTCCGATCGCCGTTCAGCAATTTATGGTGGACTATACCTTTGGGCAAATTTTAGAGCGGGACAAGTTAACCATCGAACAGTTAAGTGAAGCGCAACGTCAACAGGTACTTGAAGAGGTCTATCAAATTTGGGCCATTCCCAGTCATGATCCGGCCACGCCACCG contains:
- the hppD gene encoding 4-hydroxyphenylpyruvate dioxygenase; this translates as MNIDHIHFYVENANQTRDWLIQTMGLQSLGQKVETHTQTEYVGNAHLLFLVSAPLTSLSPVADYLKKHPSGVVDLAFQIQDLELMLTKVLDLGIQIFQKKVSSTGEIQSFKIKGWGDYYHTLVKNKASISRVNELSESSVQITAIDHLVLNVHSGQLDLAVDWYKTLFDFQVQQIFTIQTNYSGLYSKALIDNTGQLQFNINEPSTHNSQIQTFLEYNHGAGIQHIALYTQNIFQAVSDLRKKGLGFLPIPKSYYAALKYRSQKLLNFAFNAQEWQALEALEILLDWSDQQPEALLMQIFTQPIFDQPTFFFELIERRQQKKGFGEGNFLALFQAIETLL
- a CDS encoding ISKra4 family transposase (programmed frameshift) is translated as MLSENEKRIQELCQELGECLYQQSQVKTFNNLGEIEETVRDLMIQYVNPEIGNFFVKTSTEETTGRIRTVKSILGELPITEKQAKKLELKPRTQMSPMLEKNCLLLSGDESYEKAAKKIQSLTGIAVSHSTQQRLVHRYHFEELPSNTEVEEISIDGGKVRLRTPKGEPLIWRDYKGVSFHQLGVAAFFQDNSALLDLVNSQILAKPLICLGDGHDGIWNLFREIGQKHERIEILDWYHLIENLYKVGGSFQRIEEVKSFLWTGEVDAAISCFEGWSEPQAENFIIYLNKHKHRIVNYGYLQAEGISIGSGSVESQVKQIGHRLKITGASWNSDNVPQVLRHRCSYLNDYLF
- a CDS encoding GUN4 domain-containing protein → MAEEDDKKEESKSEKEENTDDLSTQAKTQKWLNNATITLIQWFPLGSSGWLLVSFIKDSQIMQALITFPLTGLAVAWAAYSKGFLAKLQTLYESRGDKDAESLVNWQDKLDQTVKWQLAGTEDKYLRCQGNEVDFSRTEGLNTFKPLLKDVFVPLELSGTAWRSPDGHDLPMPGGFHSQKSIQEFLQKADQLRIWDILKRSPQESIYRSMVIQAWGGYGKTTLLRHVTHIYCQKLYSQAPYKAPKLLPVLLDFRQWQKVIIEEKPDLPTLIEKYHLPYLPGGKDVKLPPNWAKHWLSQKVGMLVMFDGFDEVKEQVKEGEEKPRSLVSRWVGQQMRDYPNAVFILTSRPAAYRLDFDPESKFNLSFYIKGLNADQRERFIQSWYLSREKHFSADPNHPAVSTEAYRRTQDLLEQLTSRPELEDLAKSPLMLAIIVNLHASYDGASLPDRRVDLYRAIIRLQLGDRPLAKKIDLLLPLQDSQRVLQQLALFMVKGTLSRIEEHSLLAQLQKGLDFLNSTVESADFLKQMEEVSELLVKVDHEYEFAHRQFQSYLSAYEIIDANQENLLLANWQKTEWKDTILMYASLANATQFIKNLLEFEQQAARDLAYECFKGLKSANRRINSSLEQQIQKATNFELTGDDKNLITAKITNPNALQALDWLIQNTLYQQLETFLKNGQWKEADQETDRLMLQIVGKEADQGLSIEDIQNFPCDDLCKIDKLWVYYSKGKFGFSVQKKVWMACGGIPGEYDWDVYKKFANQVGWRRSGDWCSYDEITFLLEGSKHAHLPCVILNLDSRGVGESRRVSFLAQRLVTCNIS
- a CDS encoding D-alanyl-D-alanine dipeptidase; its protein translation is MKPYSKIPIQDCGEPLVPIALENIYLEDPAPYVLLGADYQGKSPYCLRIGVLTALAQAQDNLSQCQPGWKIKVFDAYRPIAVQQFMVDYTFGQILERDKLTIEQLSEAQRQQVLEEVYQIWAIPSHDPATPPPHSTGAALDITLINELGQAVAMGGEIDELSPRSQPNFYQPAKDQEAQIYHHHRCLLNNLMESVGFLRHPGEWWHFSLGDQLWAWQYNQRNPIAPRIAHYGRVE